Below is a window of Staphylococcus succinus DNA.
AAAACTCCCTATGCTAGAATTAATTCGGGAATGTTAATATTAAGAAGCAATAATAAAGATATGGCTTCTTTTGTAAGTCAGTTTTTAATGTCAACAAAAGGTAAAAGACAAATTGATCGTATTAGTTTTGGTTCAGCTCAACCTCAATTAACAAAAAAAGATATTAAGTTATACAGAATAGATTTTCCTCAAATTAAAGAACAACAAAAAATCGGTGATTTTTTCAGCAAACTCGATCAACAAATCGAATTAGAAGAACAGAAATTAGAGAAGTTAGAAGAACAGAAAAAGGGATATATGCAAAAGATTTTCTCTAAAGAACTTCGATTTAAAGATGAAAATGGAAATAATTATCCAGAGTGGGAAGAAAAAAATTTAAAAGAACTGATAGATGTAAGAGATGGTACCCATGAAAGTCCAAAACCTAGTAAAGATGGGTATTTATTAGTTACTTCAAAGAATCTAAAAAATAGTAAACTAGATCTTTCTGAGTCATATTTTATATCTAAAGAAGATTATGAGAGTATTAACCAGAGGTCTAAAGTAGAAATTGGAGATATTTTATTTGGCATGATTGGTACAATCGGAAATCCTATATTATTGGAAGAATGTGATTTTGCTATAAAGAATGTGGCATTATTAAAAACTAACGATTTACTAGAAAAATACTACATACTAAATTTTTTAAAGTCTAGTAATATTTCAAAGCAATTTTACAGAATGAATGCAGGAGGCACACAAAAATTTATAGCTTTAAGTACTATAAGAGATTTGAATATTGACATGCCTTCTTCTGAAGAAGCTATCAAAATTGGTAATTTCTTTAATAAAGTTGATAATTTAATTGAAAATCAATCAAATAAACTTGAGTTATTGAAAAAACGTAAACAAGGCTTTTTACAAAAAATGTTCATATAGGTTCTTATAACGGCCTATTATGTAAATTAAATTAGTAAAGGGGAAAAATAATGATAGACAAAGAATTAAAAATCATTTTATTAGATATTTTATTAAAAAGAGATACATTTAAGCATTTAGAAGATAGTGTTTTCAGCAAAGAAGAACTATCACAAATATTAAAATTACTTGTTAACGGAAATAAAATTTATGAAATTCAAGATATATATGCTAGTGATAATACGTATTTAATACCAAATAAATATTATCTAGCTTCGGAGACTATAGAATTTTTAAACCAATCAGAGTCTTTATACACATATAATGACCAAAAATATTATAAAGTTCATATAAATGAATCACAGAGCATTGTATCTATACCGGTTACTGAAGAATATTTTGATAGAGAAAATGCAATACTAATACCTTTTGAAGTTGTAGAATCTTAATCAAAAATTCTTATAGATATTATGAATTTAAAACGATTATTATTAAGACACAATTTAAATTTAAAATGTTTATGCCACACATCTTTTAAAAATTTGTGTGGATTTTAATATGTCATTGTTTCTCATATGGAAATTTTATTTCTGTAAGTTGTCATATGAGAAATATACCTTACTCAAGTTTTCTAGTATCATTTAAAACAAGAGGTGTTATTAATGATTCAAATAGCTAAGACAATTAAAAAAGAGCGATTAAGACGTGGAATGACGCAAGAAGCATTAGCTGAATATCTTAATACAACGAAAACAACTATTTCCAAATGGGAAAACGCATCACTTTATCCTGATATTACAATGCTACCTAAATTAGCAAAAGTTTTTAATATTTCAGTTGATGATTTGCTCAATTATAGTATTACTATGACGGATGAAGAAATAAAAAAGATATCGATATCACTGTCTAAAACGATTAATCACACAAGTTATCCTGAATATTTAGCTACTCTGAGAGAATACTATATTACGCATTGTAATGAATTTAAATTTCTAAATTCGTTATTAGGTATTTTATTAAACAACATTTTATATTGCGAAAATGAATTGCAACTAAAGGAAACAGCCTCACTAACACACGAAATTATTAAGACTACAGAAGATAATTCAGAATCAATTCATTTGAAAAAACATGCACAAGGATACAAAACATTGCTATATATGTTTGAAGGTGATTACTCTTCTGTCATAGAAAACACTCCAGATTTTGATTTAAAAATTGGTGAAAGTGCGACATTAACATTAGCTTATTTACAACAAGATAATATTTCAAAAGCTAAAAATGTGATCCAAACGGATATGTACCAATCTTTAATGATTTTCATGCATGATTTTGCTTTGATGCTTTCACGTGACTTACACTCTGTTTCGATAGAATCATTAGAATCGAAGCTTTACCATTTAAATCAAGCTTTTAACGTGGATTACTTATACCCACATCTAAGTATTAATTGTTATTATCAGTTCGCCTTATATTACACTGAGAAGACTGATAGTCGTGCTATTGATTATTTAAAAAAATACTGCAAATGCTTTGATTATTTAGTCAGAGATTTTGTATATCAAAAAGATGATTTCTTTAATGAGATTGATGAATGGTTAGATACATTAGCCTTAGGTGAAAGGTTACCAGCTAATTACGAAAACACCATAAATACTGTATATTCACTAGTTACGGAAAACGAACACTTTAATACCTTAGAAAATTTTGAATATATAAAGAAAGATTTACTTAGTATTTATAACAAAAAGGGTGAATCTAATTGATACATAAGAAAAAGGTAATGATATTACTATTAATATCATTACTTACTTTATCCGGTTGTGATTATTCAAAATCAGAAAATAAAGATAGTTTTTTCTATAATATATTTGCAGTTCCGATGGATAACCTTTTACATTGGTTAGGTTCAACGTTTGATAATAACTATGGTTTAGCAATTATTGCAATCGTATTAATCGTTAGACTTATCATGTTACCGTTCATGTTATCTCAATCTAAAAATGGACACTTGATGCGTAAAAAGATGGGCATCGTTAAGCCAGAAATGACTAAAATACAAGATGAAATTAAAAATGCAAATACTCAAGAAGAGAAAATGGCTGCGAACCAAGAAATGATGGAGAAATATAAAGCATACGGTATGAATCCTATGAAGACGATGTTAGGATGTTTGCCACTTCTTGTACAAATGCCGGTCTTATACGGGCTATACGTTTCACTGAAATGGCCTTCTAGTGGGGGAATAACAGACCATGCCCATTTTCTTTGGTTTAATTTAACGCAACCTGATATTTGGGTTACTCTAATCGCTGGTATTTTATACATCATCCAACCATTAATAAATATTGAAAACATGCCAAAAGAGCAGCGTTCTATCGGTTATATGATGGCAATTATTTCTCCAATATTTATCATGTATATATCAATCACATCAGCTTCCGCCTTGGGATTGTATTGGACAATTAATGTTGCATTTTTAATCGTTCAAATGTTCTTTTCGAATAAATATTATTCTAAATTAGCGAGAGAAGAAGCTAATCAGTTAGAGAAAAAAATTCAAAGTAATCATAGCCAAAAGAATGAAAGTAAGCGAACTTTGTCTGAAAATACGTAGTTTGTTAAATGTTTGATTTTCAAACATTTAAGACACGTCTTTTAAAAAGGCGTGTCTTTCGTATATATAGCTTCTTATAACCATTGATTGTTTTATATGAAGGTGTTTGATTTTGAGAGAGCCACATCATTCTAATACTATTACTTAATAAGAATATCTTTAATAATATTCTGTTTTTCATCATCTAATTGATCAATTTTATTCAAAAAAGCTTCTTTAAACTTTTCATTAAAACAAACATCGTTCACTCTTAATTCTTTTGTATATTCAACTTTTTTACAACTACTAGTAGTTGTAATATGATTTACTAATCTCTCATAGATAAATTTAAAAAATTTAATATCTTCAAGTTCTAACACTCTATATAGTTCATTTTCTATATCTGTATAATTTTTTAATTCTTTATAATATACAGTATAAAATTGATAAACTAATATAGGTTTACTCATGCTAATTAAATTTTCCCAAGAAATATCTTGAATGATTTTCTTTACTAAATTTATTTGTTCTTGTTTTTCTTTATCAGAATTATTAGGAATAAAAACAGCAAGTAGTTGTAACTTTTGAGATATATCTATTTTATTATTGCGCAATACAACTTCTTTATATTGACAATTGGCAACAAAACCGTGAATTAAACTCAATTCATTTTTCACTTTATATATTAGACTATCAATATAGCTTATCGAGAAAATTAAATTCTTATCTCCATATTTACCGTGAAATTTGTAATATATTAATTTATTGAGTAATGATAAATATTCTTGTTCATCTGAATTTTTATTCCTTATTCTATTAATTATTAAGATATAAAGTCTTTCGAAATCTTTTTCGGTTAACTTAGCTAAAATAGCAGAAGAATCATTTAGATTAGCTTGAAGATAATTATTTAATGTTTCTATACTGACAGATGAAGTTTCAAAATGTCCGAGTTGATATTGTGTATAATTTAACCTTTCACTAATACTTGGATAATAAAACCCTGTACCATTATTATTATGAAAAACATTGTATATAAAATTAATAATAGCTTTTGGTAATTCTACATTATTTTCCATTAAAATATTTTCTATATTACCTCTTATCTTTCCATGGTCGTAAGACCCTTCCAGTCTCATATCGTCTCCATATATTACATCTAAATTATTGTTAATAATTTCATATACTTGATTATAAAATTGATAAATGTAGTTTATCGCTAAAGCTTGGCTTGGATTGATTTTTTTCTCTCTTATTTCGACATATTCAAATTCAAAACTGTTTAATAATTGCTTTGCTTCTCTAAACGTTCTATGATCTGCTACAAATTGTTCCCTTATATCACTAAAAAGAAAATCATCAGAACGGGTTTTATTTGAAGTATCTATTAATTCTTCTATTTCTTTTTCTACATAATAACCCCATATACTTATAGATTTTGTTTTTAAAGGCATATGCTCAACGTTATTTAGAATCTTTTGAGTGAAAACGTTGTCGGTACCTTCTATTAATTTGTTGTGTTCTCCCACTACAATAATTAAAGACTTTTTAAATAAATTAACTTCTGACAAATGATGAAACAAATCATCCTTTGCTTCATTATCTATTCTATCGAAATCGTCAAAAACCAGAATTACATCATGCTTTTTTAAATATTTAACTAATTTTTTCTTATACTTATTTTCTTCGGAATAGTTGTCCTTCGCAAAAGTAAGTGTTCCGCTCACTACAAATAAGATAAACCATGTTATCAATCCCATTATTATCATGTTATTATCCGGTAAGTGCTGCATGTCTTTAAACATAGATATTACGAATTGAACTAAAACTAGTAAAAATTGAACTGCCGATAAAATAATTACCCACAGCAAAGGATTGAATTTATGCCAAGCATACATATTCGGTTTTAATTTTGAATATAAATAAGTGTAAAATTTCGTTTGATTGTTTTTATCCCAATAATCAAGCCATACAAATTTTTTATCCTTATTTGTTTTTTCTTCTATTTGCCTTAAATAGCTTGTTTTACCGATCCCCCATTTACCACTTAAGAGTACTGATCCTTTGTAATTACTTTCAATATATTTGTTTATGAAGGTATCAGCGTCTTTACCTAAACCTAATCTATCTTCATTGCTATTTTCTATTTCAAAATCTTCTCTAATTGTTATCACCTCATATCTTTTACTTATTTAATATCCTTCACCTTACACTAAATTTGCATACTCACTCTAGATTATTCACATAAGTACATAGTGTTTCACCCTTAGTATCCCTTTCTTGAATAATTAAATCTAACTCAATTAGTTTATCTGGTGCTAGTATATAAAGTAAGAGACTATATATTCAAATCATTTTTTAAGGATTCATTGTAAGTGATACAAAATATATTATTATCATTATCAACAAAACCAATTTTGGAATCACTAATTTTATTTAACAATTTATACCTATCATCAATAAATATTCTCGTCGTGAATACGTCATCTTACTATAATACATTCTAGTAGAAATAGTAAGAAGTATTAATTGAAAGATAAATCATTTATTTATTCATTGATTTAAAGCTTATATAAGTTCTTAAAAGGCAAATATGAAACAAGTAAATATATTTTAATTTCACAAACAAAGTTCGCGTCGGATTGCTTAGTCGCAATCTATTTATATGTAAATTAACATGTGAAAACGAAACAATAATATTTTTTACCTCTAATTGAAACTATTTTCAATAGTTTAATAAATAGTGGCTTTGAAATTGAATGTGTTAAGGACCTTGGACAATCAAATGACGCTAAACAATTATTAGAAATATATAGTCATGAAAAGGAGATTGAGTGAATTTGAGTAATTTATTAACATTTGCACCAGCTATTTTATATGCCGTATTATTTGCTATACAGTATTTTTTATCTAAGACAGGAAATAAGATAATAGGTGGAATTGTACCCGTATTATTTATAATAGCATTAGTATTTTTATATACAACGGGTAAATTAGGATTAAATATTTGGGGAACTCTTATTTTTGGTATAATAGGTTTATTATTCTTATTAGGTCAGTGGAATAGTGCTCAAAAAGATAATAAAAAGAAAGAACAAAAAGAATTAGATAAAATGATTGGCAAAGATTTAAAGTGAATTTTAAGATAACTCTATCGCCCTTAACAAAAAGTGGTGGAGTTATGTTGTGTATTAATCATCAACAGGATCGTTATTAAGACGATATTAGATTTTCAAACGATTAAGAGACTCCTTATTGAAAAAGGAGTCTCTTTTAATCTATTTTCTAATAATCATCACTTATATAAATAAAAGAGGATAATTTTTAATTCACATTATTATGTGTGAAGAATAATATGTTTATTTAATGATGATGGTATTTAGTACTATGCCCAATAATACTAGAGCATGCTGCAGCCTTAGCTTTAATATTACAATAACTGTGACCATAACATTTAGTGCTTCTAAGTAGAGCTTTGTCACAGTCACTTCCAGCAAAATTCACCATAGCCTTTGGATTACTTTTGGCATAATGTACATTATCGCTTTGTGGACCATTAAACCTATTACAATGCACCCATTCTCCTTTTTTATATTTTTTTCCATAACCTGCTTCTTGAGTTACTGTGTGAGTCCCTTTATCCATATTATCTATAATTTGGTTTGCATTTATATCAAAAGTTGCGGTTTTTTCTCCATTATTACTAACAACAGTAGCTCTGTTTTCATTTTTACCATCACTTGATATGTTTAACTTATCATTTTTTATATTATCTACTTTAACAATACCATGGCTATTTATTTCATGCTTTTTTCCATTTATGTAAACATCGCCTTCTGATAAATTCACATCACGATAAGCACCTTTTTCTGTAATATTCCAGCCACTATTTTTATATTCTTGTACTACTTTTTCGGGCATTTTTTTTATAGGATATTCAATAAACTGCTTAGATTTTATATGTATTTCATTTTGCGTTTGTGCATTAGCCTTATTTTTAAGAGTATTTACTCCTACAGGTAAAAGTATTAAAAAAACTAATGCTAATTTCAATATTTTTTTCATTTAATTCATCCTTTTTTTATATTTTCTGGAGGTGTTAAAAATAAAAAGTACACAACTATAAATACTATTAAAAATAGTATTATGAAACCAATAGATTTAATAAACTTATTAGATTTTAAGAAACCAAATATTAATAAAGAAATTGATATAACCCCTAATAATAATAAGATTATTGACATAGAATCCCTCCTTTTATGATATTATTAGCAAACCAAACGATACCACAAACCAATATTAATTTAAACAATTATATAAAAAATCATAATTTTATATAATTGTTATTTAAAATTTCAGTGTAATATATTACGTAATGTAAAAATAAATATGCAAAGTTCTCTATTTTAATGTGCTTTTCAAACGTTCGTTTTTGACACAAACCCTCTTACAATAAAAGTTAGAGGGTTTTCTTACGTATTTTAGTTTCTATACTTGTGTTATAAACAAAGTATCATAAATGTCAAAAAATCATGTTTTAATACAGTTTTTTTACTGCTTAACACGATTAAGGCGTTTTTCTAAACAGGGCTAATGTAGAGTTACCAAAGGATTCTGTATCTTTTTCAAAAGTTTCTACTACTTCGGATCCAAAGCATGTAATTTCTTTTATTAGATCTGTCTTTGACTTTTCTAAATAAGGAATAATTTTTAATGGTATTTTTATTTTTTCTCCATTTACTCGGACTATTCTATCTATATAGTTTTCTTTATGAAAATCTTTTAATTGTTCTTTAACTTGTTCATAATCTTCTATTGTATGAAATCCTTTTCCCTATTCTGATTTACAATGATCAACTAAGAAGTAGCCGCCGGTTTTTAAAATTCTTGAAACATTTTGTAGATGACATAATCTATCTGAATTTTTATTAATCATGTGCAGGCAACCCATATTCATAGCTAAGTCGAAAGTTTCGTCTTCATATCTATTTAAATAAAGAACATTTCTAGTGCTAAATATAGACTTTTCTTCATTAAGGTTTTCAATTTTTTCTTTTGCTTTTTCAATCGCACTGCGAGAAATAAACATTGTTATAAATATCTTTACTTTCAATTAAATAATTTTTCATTCGTAGTGGTCCTTTCGTGATGGTCAATTTTCAACAAAAGCATTAAGACAATTAATAAAATAAATGATGGTAACCAAACAAAGTTTAAATTTAATATACTTAGATAAATACAGAGTGCAAGAACTGGGAGGCCTAAAGCATTTCCCAGGGAATAAATGCGTTTTACAGTATGACTCGTGTATGCTGTAACAATGGTTTTCCTGAAAATAATTCTAGCGCCGCCAAAAGTGAAACCGAACAATAACATTAATAGCAATTTAACTACAAAAGCGTCTTCAGCCAAATACCACAAGACAGTGGTAGAAATACTTACAATAAAGAATAAGTGCAACCAATTATTGGATAGCCATTTACTGAGTATCATCCCAATCAAAGCCATTCCTAGACCTAAAGCACAGTCCAATAGTGCGACTTCATGAACTTCTCCACGCTTAAAATTTGTAAAGGTAGGCAACATGAAGTTGATAGTCCCTAATATTGGCCACATAAGCATACTTATGAAGTAATGTGTGAATTTTACAGATTCTTTATTATGTACTTCATCACCTTTGGAAAGAAGCTTATTACCCTTATTTTGTTTCCTAATGACAAAGTAAAGAAGTAGATAGATTAAGGCATACATTAAAAATATCCAACGAAGCGCAATAAATTTAATGATTACTGAAGCAAATAAAGGACCTATCATTAATGCAACTTGATTTATTGTCATTGAAAGGGAACTATACTGGTTAATAAATAGTTCACTTTTCTTTTCGACTAATTGTGAAAACCAAAATTCTAAACTTGTTTCCAATAGAAAAAATACAATCCATAAAGCAAAATTTAGAATAATTAATTGCAGTGCATTTTGATAGCATATCGTTATGACAATGACTATATAAAATAGTATTAAGAAAGATAATTTTGTAAGGCTATCACCTGAATAATTTTTAAAGAATAACTTTATTAGAAATGGAGTGAATATTGCTGGAACAAATGAAAGAATTGTAGCAATTGCTAACTCACTGGTAGATTCAGGGTTTGCTAGTTCCCAATTTATAATGAGGATTAAACCACCACAGATAAATCGGTATAGTGCAGTAATGGTTAAATAGTTAGTCATTGTGAGCATCACTGCAATCAAAAATTTTATTTGCTAATTCATTGGCTTTGTGAATATGTTTGTATGTTTTGGTAGTTGGTAACTCAGGCCAGTTAAATTGAATAAGCCCCTCACGATTGCTCCAATTTTCAGGATCAGTTACGGTTTCCCCAACATTTTTAAATACATTTATTTTTTTGATTTCGGTATCTTTTGATACATCTGGATAATTAATCTGCATTATCTTACCTTTTTGTGCTTTCATAAATGCTATGGCAGATGCTTTTTTGGGCGTAAATGCATGTGTAGGCTTTACTTCATTATTTATATACATGGATATATGAAGTCTGTAGGGGTTAATGTCATAAGAAGATTCGACTAAATCCATAATAGCATCGCCACCAGGTCTAGCTGCAACTTCTATAACATAGAGGTTGTTGTCTTTTATTTTTATTTCAACATGAGCGACTCCACGCGTAATACCTAAAGATTTACACGCTTGTATTGCAAGATCTTTAATATTTTTATCTTTATACCTGAAACTGGGAACTAAATGTCCCATTTCTGTAAACCACGGTCGAGGTGATAAATATTTCTCTGTAACAGTAATAACTTCATAGAAATTGTGTCCGCACAATACTTCAACTGAAACTTCGTCATCACTATCAATAAATTCTTCGATTAGGAATTCATTTTTAGATACTTGAAAGTCATCTGCATAAATCTCCATCGTTTGTTTCGATTTAGTATAGGCGTCCATACATTCTTGTTTATTATTAGCTAAGTAAACACCGCCACTACCTCCAAAATCAACTGGCTTTATAATTACTGGAAAATTGAATTTATTCATTAGCTGTTTTAATTGTAAAGCATTATCAAAATACATAGACTTTGGTGTGGGAATATTAACTTTTTTAAATATTGATTTCATGATGCTTTTATTTCTACATGCATCGATAACTTGTTCCTCAAGGTAAGGCAAACCGTAGTCTTGATTTAGTCTGTTGGCTACTTTTAGCGTCCAATCATTTAAAGGAACGATAGCTTTTGGTTCGTAACCTTGAGATTTATGATAAGCTAGTTCATTTTTTAAATCTTCATAGCTTAAAGGATTGGCATTTATACAATAATCAAAATATGAATTATATTGATATTTCGCATTTTTAATAGCTGTCCAAATTTGAAAATCTCCGATTGCTTTACCTCCTGCATAAGACCGTTCTCTAAGAAATTGATCTGCACCTAACAACAATAGATATGCTTTCATATTAGCCTCCTCATTTTATGAAATGTTTATTATATAAAAATAATACCATATAAATTTAAGTTATAAAATATTAGAGAAATGAATTGTAGGATATCTATATAGATGCTTCTCAGAAGATGTTACCTTTAAAATATAGTGAATTAATTTCAGTAAGGATTACATATTAGAGAAATTTATATTCAAATATAATTAGCTATAATTCTTGTTGTGACAATGAAATTCCGTTTTTACATAATTTCAGTTAAAATAGAAATAATAAAAACATTAAATTAGTAATAGAGATAAATATTAATTTTTAAAAAAATAATAATTGGGATATGTTTTAATATGTGTTCCTATAAAAGGGAGAATATATGGCTGTTTTTTATGTGTTTCAAGGTTTAACGTATGATATAGAAAGAAAGGGTGGATATGTGTGGTCACCTCAATTAACTAAGAATGGGAAAAAGAATGCTGGATATAGTAACATGACAAAAATTAAAAAAGGTGATTTTATCCTCCATAATCAAAATGGTAAAGTAATTGCCATAAGCGTTGCTAAAGACGACTGTAAGGAAGCAAATCAACCTAGTGAGCTTATGGAAGATGAATCATCAAGTTTATGGAATAACGAAGGATATCTTGTTCAATTAATCTATTATCCTTTTGATGTAAATATCAGCACTGCTGATTTTAGACAGTGGCTTATAGACAATTATAAGAAAAATAGTGCTTTTGGGGTGGATGGTAAAGGAAAGCAGCAATACATGTGTAATTTAGCTGAAGAGCATGCGGTATTTATTCTAGAAAAAGCGATTGAAATTCAAGAGAATCCTGAAGTATTACTACATTTAAAAGGAGCATTGAGTGAAATTGTAGATGAAAAAAATCCAGAATATGATCAAGTGGAAAAAGATTTAATCAATATAGACTTAGAGAATAAAATAAATGAAGATCAAATCGATACAGAGACATCGAAATTTGAACCGCAAACAACAACGATTTCTAATTCAACTGGAAGAGAAATCCCTAAAAGAAATCCTAAAAAGGCAGTGGCAGCTCTAATATTAGCTGATTATAAGTGTGAATATAATCCAGAAGATAGAACGTTTACTAGAAAAAATGGTAAGGAATATACTGAGCCTCATCATCTAATTCCAATAAGTAAGTATCGAGAGTTCGATAGAAGCCTAGACGTTAAAGAAAATATTGTTTCCTTGTGTAGCCATTGCCATAACCTGATTCATTATGGGAGGTTAGAGGAGAAAAAAGAAATATTAGAAAAATTATTACTTGATAGACAAGATCAGTTAAGTAAATATGGCATTTTCATAGATTTAGAACAATTATATATTTATTATAAATAAACCAAATAATAATATCTAATGATGAATCGCAGCAAGGTTTGTAATTTTTAGCTGGATTAGGAACCCATATGAACTGAATTATAGAAGTTCAGCCATCTGATTCTAGTAATATAATCGATGAATTATAGACTATTAACGAGTTATGCTATTTTGTTATCAACATTATAAATATCATCATTTGTAGGTGGTGTAAGCATTCATCCCTGTCTTAAACCTATCAGTATTATAAACAGTCCTATTGTTAACCAATAATAATTTGATGAATGAATTAATATTAATTATCCTACTACCAATACGCCACTTTTTTATAAAAAAACCCCTCCGAATCAATTCATATTAATATGAAAAGTTCGGAGGGGTCTTTATTTTACTACCACTAATTGGCTTTAGTACCATTAGTGCAAATGCTCAAGGTGAAACGGCAAGCCTTATGACTTTATGTCATCCATTTGGGCTTCGAAGGCATCGAGCAATGCGAGAGCTTCGTCTGTCGTATTTGTATGCATCAATTGATGGCGGAGTTCACTAGCACCTCTCATGCCACGTACGTAAATTTTAAAGAATCTACGTAGAGGCTTGAATAGTCGAGGTTCATCTTTGGAATATTTTTTGAACAATGCTAGATGTAATCTCAATAGGCCTAATAGTTCTTTATTCGTATGTTCGCGTGGTTCTTTTTCAAAGGCATAGGGATTATGAAAAATACCTCTGCCAATCATTACACCATCA
It encodes the following:
- a CDS encoding HNH endonuclease, which codes for MAVFYVFQGLTYDIERKGGYVWSPQLTKNGKKNAGYSNMTKIKKGDFILHNQNGKVIAISVAKDDCKEANQPSELMEDESSSLWNNEGYLVQLIYYPFDVNISTADFRQWLIDNYKKNSAFGVDGKGKQQYMCNLAEEHAVFILEKAIEIQENPEVLLHLKGALSEIVDEKNPEYDQVEKDLINIDLENKINEDQIDTETSKFEPQTTTISNSTGREIPKRNPKKAVAALILADYKCEYNPEDRTFTRKNGKEYTEPHHLIPISKYREFDRSLDVKENIVSLCSHCHNLIHYGRLEEKKEILEKLLLDRQDQLSKYGIFIDLEQLYIYYK